The Streptomyces durmitorensis genome contains the following window.
CAGGGACGGCAGCATCAGGACGCCGACCACCGTGACGACGGCCCCCGCCGAGTGCTTCAGGAGGGTGCCGACCGCGAGGCCGACGAGTCCGACGAGCGCGAAGAGACCGGCGATGCCGAACAGCGCGGGCAGCGGCTCCCCTCGGGCGTACTTGCCGTCCTCCAGGACCGCGCCGCCGACGAGATACGCCGCCGTGCAGCAGACGAGCCCGGTGACGTACAGGAGGCAGGCCAGCAGGGCCGCCTTCGCGGCGAGCACACGGCCGCGGCGCGGTACAGCGGTGAGGGTGGCGGTGATGGTGCCGCTCGCGTACTCGCCGCACACGGTGAGCGCGCCCACCGCGCCCGCGACCATCAGCGAGATGACACCGAGGGTGAGGCTGCCGCCCAGCACCGTGTCGTCGGGCTGCAGGCTGCCACTCAGGCCTACGAACACCGCGCCGACCACGGTCAGTACGCCGGTGACCAGGAGTGTCCAGCGGGTGGAGCGCAGGCTTGCGAACTTGGTCCACTCGAAGGCGAGGGCCGTACGGAAGCCGGGAGCGGCGGAGGCTGCTGTCGCTCTCGTTGTAGTTGTCGCTGTCGTCGTCGTCATCGGACCGGCTCCTTGTTCTCGGCGTTCTCGGCGTCCTCGGCGTTCTCGGCTTCGTACGTCCCAGCCGTGCCCCGGTACTCCACCGAGGCCCGCGTCATGTCGGTGTAGACCTCCTCCAAGGAGGAGAAGACCGGGGTGAGTTCATGAATCGCCAGGTCTTGCGTGCGCGCGAGCTCGCCGATCTCGGCGGGCGTCAGACCGCCGACCCGCCAGCCGCCGCGCGCGTCCAGGCGCACGGACGCCCCCGCCGTCTCCAGCAGGGCCCGCATCCGCTGCGCCTCGGCGCCGGGTGTACGCAGGAGGGTGGCTCCCTGGGAGTTGGTCTCGATGAAGTCCCTCATGTCCGTGTCCGCGAGCAGCCGGCCGCGTCCGATCACGATCAGGTGGTCTGCGGTCAGCTCCATCTCGCTCATGAGGTGACTGGAGAGGAACACC
Protein-coding sequences here:
- a CDS encoding ABC transporter permease subunit is translated as MTTTTATTTTRATAASAAPGFRTALAFEWTKFASLRSTRWTLLVTGVLTVVGAVFVGLSGSLQPDDTVLGGSLTLGVISLMVAGAVGALTVCGEYASGTITATLTAVPRRGRVLAAKAALLACLLYVTGLVCCTAAYLVGGAVLEDGKYARGEPLPALFGIAGLFALVGLVGLAVGTLLKHSAGAVVTVVGVLMLPSLFGPLLGDLQRWVAGATPTAALEKLTQTSDASPETVGSLGAWPSLALVAGYTLLLLGVAAWRLRRRDA